The sequence ATGTATGTCCGACTCACTGATCAGCTTCAGTCCATTACTTAGCACACAACTTGGAATAGTGCACTACTATCAACATTCATTGTGTTATTTGTCAATGCATTTTGTTCACTGTTGTGTGCAAATTATGGCTTGAAGAAGCTATTATCTCAGATGGGATTGTTATTCAAGTTGCACTTCAGCACGGGAGGGAACACTTTTTGAGTTTCTTGAGACTTTTTCAAGCAGACATCGATATACAgcttcttttatctttttgtaaatagCTACCCAAGTATTCCTCATTTCTGTATTGAAGCCGGCGTATAAAAACACGTTGACGGAAGCGTTGGCGTACGCCATAACTACGGTTACCTTGGTCACCTCTACTCTGATGCATCCTTGACAACCCAACAAACTAACAGTGTCAATTACTGTGATTGGAAGTGTCAGTATCACGAAAACACCAACGATAATTGATACGATTCTCGTGCTTTTGTGCTCTGAGGTTCCGATGGGCACCGTCATTGCTGTTGGGGTACCGGTCGCGATGGAGTCAGTAGACGGACGGATTCGGTTGGCAAGAACTTGCACTATTGTAAATGGCTTCCCCAAAATTCTTTTTCGTCGCGGGTCGACACTGATGATCCCTCGAATCTGTCTTCTTGCAGTTTTGAGGATAAAATAATTGGTGAATGCAAGGACGATGATGACGGCCAAATTGACGACAGAAAATAGCATAAACAAATACTCCTTGCTGAGAGTTGTGGAGTACAAGCAGATATCAGTAACATTTGCGCTGTTAGATGCTCCCCAGCCCATTATTGGTAGAAACGCGATAATGAAAATCAACAGCCAAGACAGAGCGATAACAGAAGCCACTCTCCGAGGTGCAGTAAGGGTGGGGTACAGAAATGGCCGACTCAGCGCCAAGTATCGATCAAGACTTATTAGAGCCAAGTTGAAGTTAGAAGcaccaaaaaggaaaacagtgAGGGGAATGACGACGAGACATGGAATCAGAGGTTTGTTCCGCCCTGTTTGATTGAGCTGATCAACAAGACGAAGAGGCACAGCAATTGCTCCTTGGAGCAAGTCAGCGACGGCCAGGTTGAGTAAGAGAATATTACAAACTGTTCGAAGCCTTCTGTTccacaaaatcgccaaaatgactaagaaattaccaaaaactGCCACCGCGGAGACTGTTATCATAAAAGTAGAGGTCACAATAGTTGCAAGTGGAAGTgaggtcattttcaatttatctTTGTTCGGTTTTAAGGTTAATTTCTGTCGGATGTTCCCAGCTTCCCTATGTTGACATTTCAAGaggatacattttttttctcttatccTTTGATACAGCGAGATTTCCTCGGAACACGACACAATAAATTATTCTGTAAACGTACCGTGGATTCTACGAAACATCACTCATTTCTTCGAAGAACAAATCTGCATGGGAAaacttttttccattttcttcaaTCGTAACGAATACAGGTCAGTAAAAGAGCTTCGTTTCAACAGTCGTTGACTCATTCTTAACAGATAAAATCTGCCGATTCTTGAATGTAAATGACTATTCCTCTAATGCATCGCAAATAAGATTTGACAATCAGTCATGTTTAAAAGGTTGACGAATTAAGGGAACACTTGTAAAAGAGGTAATTGAAGACAGCCTCTCACATTTGGCAGTAATTAGAACTG is a genomic window of Acropora muricata isolate sample 2 chromosome 8, ASM3666990v1, whole genome shotgun sequence containing:
- the LOC136925803 gene encoding histamine H2 receptor-like, whose translation is MTSLPLATIVTSTFMITVSAVAVFGNFLVILAILWNRRLRTVCNILLLNLAVADLLQGAIAVPLRLVDQLNQTGRNKPLIPCLVVIPLTVFLFGASNFNLALISLDRYLALSRPFLYPTLTAPRRVASVIALSWLLIFIIAFLPIMGWGASNSANVTDICLYSTTLSKEYLFMLFSVVNLAVIIVLAFTNYFILKTARRQIRGIISVDPRRKRILGKPFTIVQVLANRIRPSTDSIATGTPTAMTVPIGTSEHKSTRIVSIIVGVFVILTLPITVIDTVSLLGCQGCIRVEVTKVTVVMAYANASVNVFLYAGFNTEMRNTWVAIYKKIKEAVYRCLLEKVSRNSKSVPSRAEVQLE